The segment CTACCAATCCGTGGCATCGGATTTCGATCTGCCGCTGGCATCGCATGTTTGGTTCGCTTATTCGAACAACCATGCCGATGTGGAATCGATCCAGACAGCAGCCACGGAGTTGGTGGAATCGATTCACGGTCCCAGTACGGAGGCCAGCGAGGTCAGTGCCAAAGTGGTCTCGATCCAAAGCATTCGTGACCGGCTGCTCAACGGAGCCCGGCGTTGGTTGTGGATGATCAGCGTGTTGCCATTGGTAACGCTGTTAATCGCGTGCATCGGTGTGTTGAACGTGATTGTGGCTTCGGTGCGCGCACGGCGGTGGGAGTTTGGTGTGCTACGTTCGATCGGCTTCACGAGCGGCGAACTGGCCCGCGCGATTTTGGCCGAAGGTTTGATGATCGCACTGGTTGCTGGCGTGTTGAGTGTGGGCTTTGGGATCTTGAGCGGTTGGTGTGGTGCGGGGTTGGCGCAATACGTGAGCTTCTTTGGTGGACTGCATCCGCCGATGGTGATTCCGTGGATGCCGATTCTTGGCGGTGTGATTTTGGTGGGCGTGCTGGGGATCGTGACCGCCGCGTGGCCCGCGATTTCCGTTCGCCGATCCCGGCCAATGGTGCTGCTGCAATCAGGTCGAGACTTCACCTAATCAACTGGATTTCGTTGGCTTGGCTCGCGGTCGTGCTTGATGCCACGCCCGGCCCTGCAAACGCTGACCATCTCGGTTGGCATGATCTTCGCTGCGTCTGATTCTGGCGGCATGCCGGAACGAGGGGCCTGACGGAGTGGTTGGCCTTTTGTTCATTCCATGGCATCGACAAATGAATGACCAATGAACACTGCTAACCAACAGCGAATGAAGGGGAGTCCGATGGGATTCGATATAAAAGACAAAGTGGTTCTGGTGACCGGTGCGAACCGAGGCATTGGAAAAGCAATTTTGGAGGAGGCTTTGACTCGCGGTGCGAGCAAGGTTTATGCGGCGGTTCGACGGTTGGAATCAGCCGAGGATCTCGTCGCGGAACACGGCGACAAAGTCGTCGCCGTGCACTTGGATTTGGATGATCCGCAGTCCATCGTTGACGCCGCGAAAACCGCAACGGACGTCGATGTCGTGGTGAACAACGCAGGCGTTTTGCGTTTGCAAAAGGCGTTGGAATCTGACGCGATTGAGACGTTGCAGTTCGAGTTGAATGCGAACGTCTATGGTTTGATGCGTGTGGCTCAGGCCTTTGCACCATCGCTGAAAAGCAACGGTGGCGGAGCGTTGGTGCAACTCAATAGCGTGGCATCGGTGAAGGCATTCCCTGATTTTTCGACGTATAGCGCCTCGAAAGCGGCAAGCTACTCAATCACGCAGAGTCTTCGCGAATCGCTCAAAGAACAGAACACGCAAGTGGTCAGTGTGCATCCCGGACCGATCGACACCGACATGGGTTCGGACGCTGGGTTTGACGAGGCTGCTTCGCCGCAATTGGTCGCCACTTCGATCTTCGATGCGATCGCGGAAGAACGCTTTCACGTCTGGCCCGATCCAATGGCCGAACAGATCAACTCGGCCTATCAAAGTTTCGCGGAGCAAGTCGTCGAAACTTCGATGGAAGAGTCGCCAGCCTAGTGCATGTGATGCCGAGTGTGCTTGCTAGTCTGGAGTTCACCATGACGAGGTTGTTGATTGCGATCGCGGTGGTCGTTGGTGCATTGAGTAGTACATCGCTCGCGATTGCTCAGACTCCCGACGCTGCATCCGATCAGCTCACCACATCGGAGGATGCCATGGAGACACCAAAACTACTGATCTTTGACGTCAACGAAACACTGTTGGATCTTGCTCCGTTGAAGACTTCGGTGGGCAAGGCGTTGGGCGGACGTGACGATCTGTTGCCGTTGTGGTTCTCGACCATGCTTCATTATTCGTTGGTTGAAACGCTGAGTGATCAGTACCACGACTTTGGCGAAATCGGAACCGCGGCATTGCTGATGGTTGCCGAATCGCAAGGTGTTGAGCTGACTGAAGAGGAAGCCAAGCAGGCGATCATCCCCGTCATTCGCTCGTTGCCTCCGCATCCTGACGTGGTGGCAGGCATCCAGCGTTTGAAGGAAGCGGGGTACCGGATCGTCAGTTTGACCAATTCATCGTCGGCCGGCGTGGAAGCTCAGTTTCAAAACGCAGGGCTGACCGACTTGTTCGAGAAACGCTACAGCGTGGATGCGGTTGGCAAGTTCAAACCGCACCCAGACACGTACGCTCATGTCCTCGCCGATCTTGGCGTGAAGCCCGGCGACGCAATGATGGTGGCTGCCCACGCATGGGACCTCGCCGGTGCGGAAAACGCCGGCTTGCAAACCGCGTTCGTCAAACGACCGGGTAAGACGCTGTACCCCAACGTCAGCAAACCGGACGTGATCGTCGCTGACTTGAATGAGTTGGCGGGCAGGCTCACATCAAAAGCGAATTAGCAACGGATCAACGGTGTTCCCACTGGTCAGTTAAAATCCAATTGCGGTAGCAACGCGTGCATTCGAGTTTCGGCAATCGTCAGTTCACGGACTGATTCGGCGGGCAGTTTCTTGGAAAGTACTGGCAGCTCGCCCGTCTCGAGTGCTGCGATCAATCCTGGGTGAATGTAGCTCGAACGGCAGACCGCTTTGGTGTTGCCCAGTGATTTCGCGACGCGGCAGATCACTTCGCTAACCGTCTTCTTCAGCGAACGTTTCGCGTCCTCGCCGAGCAGACGCTCACCTTCTTCCAATGCGATCACGCTGCCCCACCAAGTGCGGAAGTCTTTCGCCGTGACGGTTTCCCCGGTCGCCTCGTACAGGTATTCGTTGACGTCGCCGGATGTGATTCCATGAGCGACATCGAGATCGTCGAGATATTGGAACAAGAACTGTCCCTCGATCTCTTCGCATTGCTCGATCACGTGGGCGACTTTGGCGTCGGAAAATTCAACGTGCCGCGTTTGATGGCTTTTGCCGGGGAAGTCCAAGACGATCCGGGTGCGGTCGATCTCAACATGATCGGCTAGCAACGTCGTTGCCCCATGGGCTCCGTTCGTTTTCGCGTAGGCACGATTGCCCACTCGCAATTGCCCTTTGTCCAACAGTCGCACCACCGCGGCCAACACGCGATCACGCGAAAGTAATGGTTCGTTGAGATCACGCCTCAACCTGCGCCGCAATCGCGGCAACCGTTCACCAAAAAGGGACATGCGATCGAACTTGGTCATCGCACTGACCATGAGCCAACGTTCGTGATAGATGTATTGCCGACGCCCCGCATCGTCGACGCCGGAGGCTTGGATGTGACCTCGAGGATCCCGACTGATGAAGACATCATTCCACGCGGGCGGGATCACCAGCGATTCAATCCGTTCGCGAGTTTTTTCGTTGGTGACTGTTTGCCCACTGGCGTCCAGGTAGGTAAATCCTCGTCCGCAACGTCGACGTGTGTAGCCCTGGTCCGCCGCGTTGACATAGACCAATCCCGCTTTCGCGGCCCTGCGACGGCCCGGCCTTTTCGCGGGCTGCAGCGTGCCTGCGGGTTGCAAAACGGTAGTGCTCATTGGCGATGAAAGCGACGATGAGTGAAGACGAACGAGAATGAGACGAAGGAAATTGAACCGACCGGGCAAACGCAAATACCGGGCCGGAAATTCCTCGCCGACGTCTCGGCACGTACGAAAACGGATGTATTCAAATGAATCGCAAAGAAATTTCAGATTCGTTGTCACCTTCGCTCGTACGTGACTATCTCAAGGTGTATGGCAGACTCTCCAGCAATAATCGAAGACGACGAGATGGTGGCGTTGATCGCGAAGCACCAACCGATGCTGCGTGCGGTCATCCGAAGCATGGTTCCGGGATACGTTCCCGGGCACAGCGACGGCGATGACGTTTTGCAAGAAACCAACATGGTTCTGTGGCAAAAACGTGACACGTTCGCACCGGGGTCTAGCTTCCCTGCCTGGGCCGCCACGGTCGCTCGCCTGCAGGTCATGGCGTGGCGGAAACGTAGCGCGACGCATCGAGCGATGACATTGGACGACGACGCTTTGATCGACGAAATCGCGTCCCGAGCCGCGGATTTGGCCGACGACATGGACCAGCGTCGTGAGGCGTTGCAGCATTGCTTGGCGGGTTTGACCGATGAACAACGTGAGTTGGTTCAGCAACGTTATTTCAGCAAGGACTCGCTGGTGGATTTCGCCGCCCAGCGAGGGCTGACTTATCCGACACTCAAGAAAACGCTCGAGCGGGTACGAACACGGTTGCGAAAGTGTGTTCGCTTGCGTCTGACCGCGGAGGCTTCCTCATGACAACACCGAATTGGGAATCGCTGCTCAGCCGTGTTCAAGACGGCGAGTTGTCGTTGGAAGAGAAACGTGAACTCGAACGACTGCTCCGCGAAGACGAGGTTTCGCTGGATCAGTATCTCGACGCGATGACGCTCGATGTGTTGTTACAAGAACACCATGATGAGGAGTCCATCGCGAAACCATTGGCGCATCTGGCTGACCAAGCGACCGAGACAGGCGCCTGGCGGACTGCGGTGTTGGCAATCGCCGCTTCATTGATCTTTGTCGCAGGTTGGTGGACGGTGCAAACCAGCGATTCTCCGTCATCGAGTCGAGCGGGACGCGTTGTGACGGGGCCACGGGTTGTATTGGCAAAGGGACAAAACGCCGAGTTCGAGATGCCCAGCGGTGTGCAGGTTCGGCTGCGTGGACCGGCCGCGTATCAAACGCTAGGGGACAACCAACTTTCGTTGACATCCGGATTGTTAACCGCGAACGTTCCGCCGCAGGCGACCGGGTTTCGAGTCGTCACGCCCAACGGTGACGTCGTCGATCATGGAACCGAGATCGGTGTGATGGTCGATGAACTGCAAACTGAGTTGCACGTGTTCGAAGGACAGGCGGAAGTCGTGCTGCCGCTCGATGGTGTTTCCTCGATGGTCGGTGCCAGCGAAGCGGTTCGCGTGAATCATCCGAATAATGCCGGCTATGAGCCAATCTCGATTCGACCAACCTTGTTTGGCAAACCGATCAAGACCGCTTCCTCGAGAATTCGATTTGATTTCGATTCGCAGGACGACGCTTGGACGCAAACGCAAACCGGTGTTTTTGCAGATCGTGGTGACGATCCCGCGAACGAATTGACTGCTGGACAGAGCCGGTACGAGATGCTGGTCGGTTTTATGAAATTGCCCGCCGCTGAAGACAAGGTCGGATCGTTCCACGACAGCCCGTTGCAGTTTGCTCCGCAATCGGGCGAAGGGCGCGTGTTGCCACTGCCGTTTCACTTTCGCGATTCGATGTCGAGCCTGCGTTTGACGTCGCCTCCGTTTCGGCTGAACTCAACTGACGGACCGATCACCGCGTTCATCACCGGTGGTCGTGGGCAAGCTGAAACGCCGCCCGACTTTGTGCATGAGTTGCCCGAACAAGCGGACGGAAAAGGCTTCCTCGGATTGGCACTCCGCCGCGTTCGCGATGGCCGCTACCTGTGCAGCGTTCGCCGTCGACCAGGAAACTTCTACGAGTGGGCACCGGTCGAGATTTCTGAGTCAACACTCGCCAAGGCAACCGAAGGTGACGCCGCCGATGAAGTCTACGTGTTGGATTTGATCGACACGTATCAAGACCCAAGATGGAGTTGGATCGGTTTGGACACGGTGTCCATTCCTGGTCGTTTATTGCCTAGCCGCACAACCGACGAACAGTAACTCGACGCTCGAGGAACGATGCGAATTCAGGATTTGAAAACGATACCGATGTGCTATGCCCGTATGACCCGGCGGATGGTTTGCTTCCTCGCCGTGGTTGTCTGCTGGCATGGGACTTCCGATGTGGTGGCCGAGACACAAATTGATTTTGGCGTGGATGTTCTGCCAATTCTCTCGGACGCGTGTTTTCATTGTCATGGGCCAGACGAGAACACTCGCGAAGCGGGCCTTCGTTTGGACACGCAGGACGACTTGCTGTCGATGGTGTCGGCTGGTGATCCGGACGATAGCTACTTGATCCAGCGGATCGTTGCGGAGGATCCCGAGGAGCAGATGCCTCCCGCCGATAGCCATCGGCAATTGAAGCCGGCCGAGAAACAAGTGCTGGTTGAATGGGTGAAGCAAGGTGCGAGCTGGTCAGGCCATTGGGCGTTTGAACCAATCGAGAAGCCTAAACTTCCGGGCGTCGATGGCGATTGGGGACGTAACGAGATCGATTCATTCGTCCAGGCAAAGTTGATTGAGAAGTCATTGACGCCTTCGCCCGACGCGGACGGACGAACGTTGCTTCGCCGGGTTGCTTTGGATGTGACCGGATTACCACCGCGCGCCGACGTCG is part of the Rhodopirellula halodulae genome and harbors:
- a CDS encoding sigma-70 family RNA polymerase sigma factor — translated: MADSPAIIEDDEMVALIAKHQPMLRAVIRSMVPGYVPGHSDGDDVLQETNMVLWQKRDTFAPGSSFPAWAATVARLQVMAWRKRSATHRAMTLDDDALIDEIASRAADLADDMDQRREALQHCLAGLTDEQRELVQQRYFSKDSLVDFAAQRGLTYPTLKKTLERVRTRLRKCVRLRLTAEASS
- a CDS encoding haloacid dehalogenase type II; this encodes MTRLLIAIAVVVGALSSTSLAIAQTPDAASDQLTTSEDAMETPKLLIFDVNETLLDLAPLKTSVGKALGGRDDLLPLWFSTMLHYSLVETLSDQYHDFGEIGTAALLMVAESQGVELTEEEAKQAIIPVIRSLPPHPDVVAGIQRLKEAGYRIVSLTNSSSAGVEAQFQNAGLTDLFEKRYSVDAVGKFKPHPDTYAHVLADLGVKPGDAMMVAAHAWDLAGAENAGLQTAFVKRPGKTLYPNVSKPDVIVADLNELAGRLTSKAN
- a CDS encoding FecR domain-containing protein, which translates into the protein MTTPNWESLLSRVQDGELSLEEKRELERLLREDEVSLDQYLDAMTLDVLLQEHHDEESIAKPLAHLADQATETGAWRTAVLAIAASLIFVAGWWTVQTSDSPSSSRAGRVVTGPRVVLAKGQNAEFEMPSGVQVRLRGPAAYQTLGDNQLSLTSGLLTANVPPQATGFRVVTPNGDVVDHGTEIGVMVDELQTELHVFEGQAEVVLPLDGVSSMVGASEAVRVNHPNNAGYEPISIRPTLFGKPIKTASSRIRFDFDSQDDAWTQTQTGVFADRGDDPANELTAGQSRYEMLVGFMKLPAAEDKVGSFHDSPLQFAPQSGEGRVLPLPFHFRDSMSSLRLTSPPFRLNSTDGPITAFITGGRGQAETPPDFVHELPEQADGKGFLGLALRRVRDGRYLCSVRRRPGNFYEWAPVEISESTLAKATEGDAADEVYVLDLIDTYQDPRWSWIGLDTVSIPGRLLPSRTTDEQ
- a CDS encoding SDR family oxidoreductase, yielding MGFDIKDKVVLVTGANRGIGKAILEEALTRGASKVYAAVRRLESAEDLVAEHGDKVVAVHLDLDDPQSIVDAAKTATDVDVVVNNAGVLRLQKALESDAIETLQFELNANVYGLMRVAQAFAPSLKSNGGGALVQLNSVASVKAFPDFSTYSASKAASYSITQSLRESLKEQNTQVVSVHPGPIDTDMGSDAGFDEAASPQLVATSIFDAIAEERFHVWPDPMAEQINSAYQSFAEQVVETSMEESPA
- a CDS encoding DNA topoisomerase IB, whose translation is MSTTVLQPAGTLQPAKRPGRRRAAKAGLVYVNAADQGYTRRRCGRGFTYLDASGQTVTNEKTRERIESLVIPPAWNDVFISRDPRGHIQASGVDDAGRRQYIYHERWLMVSAMTKFDRMSLFGERLPRLRRRLRRDLNEPLLSRDRVLAAVVRLLDKGQLRVGNRAYAKTNGAHGATTLLADHVEIDRTRIVLDFPGKSHQTRHVEFSDAKVAHVIEQCEEIEGQFLFQYLDDLDVAHGITSGDVNEYLYEATGETVTAKDFRTWWGSVIALEEGERLLGEDAKRSLKKTVSEVICRVAKSLGNTKAVCRSSYIHPGLIAALETGELPVLSKKLPAESVRELTIAETRMHALLPQLDFN